One stretch of Tepidibacter hydrothermalis DNA includes these proteins:
- a CDS encoding B3/4 domain-containing protein, with the protein MKFKVHKDVFDKIHDACFGGVVAYDVDNRGENCDIEKILRNEMDNLKIRLNGYNIKEYESIIPYRNAFKDLGINPNKYMSSIEAMAKRVSKGSKLPFINPVVNLVNSLSLKYILPMGAHDMDDLKDEIVIRFSKEGDTFIPLGSNEVEDVEAGELVYSDRDRIRTRRWIWRQSAKGSITEDSKNIFFPIDGFESKNKVKVIKAMNELEELLVKYFDCETKKFFVDKDNREVEIY; encoded by the coding sequence GTGAAATTTAAAGTTCATAAGGATGTATTTGATAAAATTCATGATGCCTGCTTTGGGGGAGTAGTAGCATATGATGTGGATAATAGGGGAGAGAATTGTGATATTGAAAAAATTTTAAGGAATGAAATGGATAACTTAAAAATAAGGCTTAATGGATATAACATAAAGGAATATGAGAGTATAATTCCATATAGAAATGCATTTAAAGACTTAGGAATTAATCCTAATAAGTATATGAGTTCCATAGAAGCCATGGCAAAGAGGGTATCAAAAGGAAGTAAGCTACCATTTATAAATCCAGTAGTTAATTTAGTGAATTCTTTATCTTTAAAATATATATTGCCTATGGGGGCACATGATATGGATGATTTAAAAGATGAAATAGTCATTAGGTTTTCAAAAGAAGGAGATACATTTATTCCACTTGGAAGTAATGAAGTAGAAGATGTTGAAGCTGGGGAATTAGTATACTCTGATAGAGATAGAATAAGAACTCGTAGATGGATATGGAGACAAAGCGCTAAAGGAAGTATAACTGAGGATAGTAAAAACATATTTTTCCCTATAGATGGATTTGAATCCAAGAATAAGGTAAAAGTAATAAAAGCTATGAATGAGTTAGAAGAACTTTTAGTTAAGTATTTTGACTGTGAAACTAAGAAATTTTTTGTTGATAAAGATAATAGAGAGGTAGAAATATATTAA
- a CDS encoding S-layer homology domain-containing protein, translating to MHVNLKRKILCIFVISVFAFSNLIVSYGQTSNTDTNSGASKKESTSNSKSQTTKNIKKTTTKTAQKKSYQTNNNKLNDKSEIKKVQVKQSETKVPTKEEVLEYEKKHWAKNDLNKFKDKNIINGYSDDTLKPDKHISRAEFITMVNRIFNLQNKSQNTFEDVDDSSWYASEILKAKEKGYLNGYEINGKFYANPNKDITKEEAATIVANVFQMKNESTNLDFKDKNNISEFAKNSISALYENKYINGYSDKTFRPKNKITRAEAVTMLSRTSGVIVNKPEDIKNLDINSNIIINTKDVNLDNLKVSGNIYITQGVGNGEVTISNSEINKRLFIEGGGKNSIHLDNVKAKNLTVNNKKENVRVVLTGNTKIENVEIMTDSKLELSKDAVVEKLQINEKVKNIKIDNLGEIKKTKVESKEVKINDKKVSRGDSVKISKKKVETKTTDTKSSASKSSSKGKSHKSGGGSSTSSNSNDTSSKNNTDNNNSKNNTGNNNNTNNNNTNKNNQEQSKTIINTDKTRIMEIEGVLYAVVVLNKGSVNDYSFFIDDKAVDMKKVNTSGTIIKSEVTKRDIKTVKLKNSSDEEIFKFGEGVAEEVAKENLIIDDLLFDTTNFKESNSNDGSISNKIKITIKDEKNIKFKSDINGYIDAVSGASDCSKTTDGLRLKLHRIDDKNIEIEATGNALNHTSSNTEPIPFVFFKDLFENIVDDFGGVEKHLHLNFINEPIIDENNYKFIDKDRTEIMEIEGVLYAVLTLKTGTLDDYEIFINNNKLSMQKVNTAGSVLKHELDNRNAIEIKVKKGEIEEKFNLNKN from the coding sequence ATGCACGTTAATTTAAAGAGAAAAATTCTGTGTATATTTGTAATTTCAGTATTTGCATTTAGTAATTTAATCGTATCATATGGTCAAACATCTAATACAGATACTAATTCTGGAGCATCTAAAAAAGAATCTACATCAAATTCTAAATCACAGACTACAAAAAATATTAAAAAGACAACTACTAAAACAGCACAAAAGAAATCATATCAAACAAATAATAATAAGCTTAATGATAAATCTGAAATAAAAAAAGTCCAAGTTAAGCAATCTGAAACTAAAGTACCTACTAAAGAAGAGGTTTTGGAATATGAAAAAAAACATTGGGCAAAAAATGATCTTAATAAATTTAAAGATAAAAATATAATAAATGGATATAGTGATGATACATTAAAACCTGATAAACACATATCAAGAGCAGAGTTTATAACTATGGTAAATAGAATATTCAATCTTCAAAATAAATCACAGAATACATTTGAAGATGTAGATGATAGCTCTTGGTATGCATCAGAGATACTTAAGGCAAAGGAAAAGGGTTATTTAAATGGATATGAGATAAATGGTAAGTTTTATGCAAATCCTAATAAAGATATAACAAAAGAGGAAGCAGCTACAATAGTTGCAAACGTTTTTCAGATGAAAAACGAATCAACTAATTTAGATTTTAAAGATAAAAATAATATATCTGAATTTGCAAAAAACAGTATAAGTGCTTTATATGAAAATAAATACATAAACGGATATTCAGATAAAACTTTTAGACCTAAAAATAAAATTACTAGAGCTGAAGCAGTTACTATGCTTTCAAGAACTTCTGGAGTTATAGTAAATAAACCTGAGGATATAAAAAATTTAGATATAAATTCAAATATTATAATAAATACAAAAGATGTAAATCTAGATAATCTAAAAGTAAGTGGAAATATATACATAACACAAGGGGTAGGAAATGGAGAAGTTACAATAAGCAATTCTGAAATAAATAAAAGACTTTTCATTGAAGGTGGAGGAAAAAACAGCATACATTTAGACAATGTAAAAGCTAAAAATTTAACTGTTAATAATAAAAAAGAAAATGTGAGAGTCGTTCTTACGGGAAATACAAAAATTGAAAATGTAGAAATTATGACAGATTCTAAATTAGAACTATCTAAGGATGCTGTTGTAGAAAAGCTTCAAATAAATGAGAAAGTCAAAAATATTAAAATAGACAATCTTGGAGAGATAAAGAAAACAAAAGTTGAATCAAAAGAAGTAAAAATAAACGATAAAAAAGTTTCACGTGGCGATAGTGTAAAGATAAGTAAGAAAAAAGTAGAAACTAAGACTACAGATACTAAGTCTTCAGCATCTAAATCAAGCAGTAAAGGAAAAAGTCATAAGTCAGGTGGTGGAAGCTCTACATCTAGTAATAGCAATGATACAAGCAGTAAAAATAATACAGATAACAATAATAGTAAAAATAATACGGGTAATAACAATAATACAAACAACAATAATACAAATAAAAATAATCAAGAACAAAGTAAAACTATAATAAATACAGATAAAACTCGAATTATGGAAATAGAAGGAGTTTTATATGCTGTAGTAGTTTTAAATAAGGGTAGTGTGAATGATTATAGTTTCTTCATAGATGATAAAGCGGTTGATATGAAAAAGGTCAATACTTCTGGAACTATAATTAAGTCAGAAGTTACAAAAAGAGATATAAAAACTGTAAAGCTTAAAAATTCTTCAGATGAGGAAATATTTAAATTTGGAGAAGGTGTAGCTGAAGAAGTAGCTAAAGAAAATTTAATTATCGATGATTTATTATTTGATACTACTAATTTTAAAGAGTCTAATTCTAATGATGGAAGTATATCAAATAAAATTAAAATAACTATAAAAGATGAAAAAAATATAAAGTTCAAATCAGATATAAATGGATATATAGATGCTGTATCTGGTGCAAGTGATTGTAGCAAAACTACAGATGGATTAAGACTTAAATTACATAGAATAGATGATAAAAATATAGAGATTGAAGCTACTGGTAATGCTCTGAATCATACATCTTCAAATACAGAACCGATACCTTTTGTATTTTTCAAAGATTTATTTGAGAATATAGTGGATGATTTTGGTGGAGTAGAAAAACACCTTCATTTAAATTTTATAAATGAACCTATAATTGATGAAAATAACTATAAATTTATAGACAAAGATAGAACTGAGATTATGGAGATAGAAGGAGTTTTATATGCAGTTCTTACTTTGAAAACTGGAACATTAGATGACTATGAAATATTTATAAATAATAATAAGCTGAGCATGCAAAAGGTAAATACAGCTGGAAGTGTGCTTAAACACGAGCTAGACAATAGAAATGCTATAGAGATTAAAGTGAAAAAAGGTGAAATAGAAGAGAAATTTAATTTAAATAAAAACTAA
- a CDS encoding multicopper oxidase family protein, with protein sequence MVITPDVPVLNYIKKGNVKYFELVAQPIRREILPGIYINAWGYNGSTPGPTIFVYPDDEVCIRVYNQLPQPTSVHWHGLDIPNNMDGVPAVEPSPKINPGCYFDYRFKITNPPGTHMYHSHFYTIVQDMMGLEGAFIILNPDEKKEDIQRDFFIMLGSHTLKNIDPFSLKKGVYDINPFSMDANFFTMNGRCFPYTSRLLIENEDNVRIRFGNIGIANHPIHFHGHQFLISASDGNTIKKENRLLKNTILIESGSTWDIEFYANNPGIWPLHCHFPHHVSNNKTLPFGGMATAVVYKGFDSKKYQEYAKCFYKKNIGF encoded by the coding sequence ATGGTTATAACACCTGATGTTCCCGTATTAAACTATATAAAAAAAGGTAATGTTAAATACTTTGAACTTGTAGCACAACCTATACGAAGAGAGATACTGCCAGGTATTTATATAAATGCTTGGGGTTATAATGGATCAACCCCAGGTCCTACTATATTTGTATATCCTGATGATGAAGTCTGCATAAGAGTATACAACCAACTTCCACAACCTACTAGTGTTCATTGGCATGGTCTTGATATTCCAAATAATATGGATGGAGTTCCAGCAGTTGAACCATCTCCTAAAATAAACCCTGGATGTTATTTTGATTATAGATTTAAAATAACAAACCCACCAGGAACTCACATGTATCATTCTCATTTTTATACTATAGTTCAGGATATGATGGGACTTGAAGGAGCATTTATAATCCTTAATCCTGATGAAAAAAAAGAAGATATTCAAAGAGATTTTTTCATCATGCTTGGCTCGCATACACTTAAGAATATAGATCCTTTTTCTTTAAAAAAAGGAGTCTATGATATCAACCCTTTCTCAATGGATGCAAATTTCTTCACTATGAATGGTAGATGTTTTCCTTATACTAGTAGGCTTTTAATTGAAAATGAAGATAATGTAAGGATAAGATTTGGCAATATCGGGATAGCAAACCACCCTATACACTTTCATGGACATCAATTTCTAATAAGTGCATCAGATGGCAATACCATAAAAAAAGAAAATAGACTACTTAAAAACACTATATTAATTGAATCTGGATCTACATGGGATATAGAATTTTACGCAAATAATCCAGGTATCTGGCCTCTTCACTGTCACTTCCCTCACCATGTTAGCAATAATAAAACTCTTCCATTTGGAGGCATGGCAACTGCCGTTGTATATAAAGGATTCGATAGTAAAAAATATCAAGAATATGCAAAATGCTTTTACAAAAAAAATATAGGGTTTTGA
- a CDS encoding VCBS repeat-containing protein has protein sequence MYFNPMFFQQPMIRNNKSYILDLKKGDVNGDKGVDYVYLIGDKADADKSLFTVNIRIKIVDPRTGKQYTIPLKENAGYNPTIFLGDFTGDGVDNIFVAIASGGSGGYAFYYIYSFLKNKPKLMFDSEEFYKDNPYEVNYMNNYNVEVIEESDQERYIINIEDRGDEYLSKIYNEDGTLKESISGWVNPLGGLYPIDFNRDGVYGLYAEQSIAGTFNADTLGYVQTSLEWKGNSFLPFFQTVGIGSEEYNI, from the coding sequence ATGTATTTCAATCCTATGTTTTTTCAGCAACCTATGATAAGGAATAATAAAAGCTATATATTAGATTTAAAAAAAGGAGATGTTAATGGAGACAAAGGAGTTGACTATGTATATCTTATAGGAGATAAAGCTGATGCAGATAAAAGTTTGTTTACAGTTAATATAAGAATCAAGATAGTAGATCCCAGAACTGGGAAACAATATACAATTCCTCTTAAAGAAAATGCAGGTTATAATCCAACTATATTTTTAGGAGATTTTACAGGTGATGGAGTAGATAATATTTTTGTAGCTATAGCTTCTGGAGGCAGTGGTGGATATGCTTTTTATTATATTTATTCATTCTTAAAAAATAAACCCAAATTGATGTTTGATTCTGAAGAATTTTATAAGGATAACCCATATGAAGTAAATTATATGAACAATTATAATGTGGAAGTTATAGAAGAAAGTGATCAAGAGAGATATATAATAAATATTGAAGACAGGGGAGATGAGTATTTATCTAAGATATACAATGAAGATGGAACTTTAAAAGAGAGCATTAGTGGATGGGTAAATCCTCTTGGAGGATTATATCCAATAGATTTTAATAGAGATGGAGTATATGGATTATATGCAGAGCAGAGTATAGCTGGAACTTTTAATGCAGATACACTAGGATATGTTCAAACATCTCTTGAATGGAAAGGAAACAGCTTTTTGCCTTTTTTTCAAACTGTTGGGATCGGATCAGAAGAATATAATATATAG
- a CDS encoding ATP-grasp domain-containing protein, giving the protein MKGWIIYSENETEIVSERNEVNRFIEEAEAEGIELRVLKPEQIDLVVTSQNRKSILIDGEITTLPDFVLPRMGAGTTYFALAVIRHLERLGVPCINSSHPIEIVKDKLYTQQILAENNFPFPKTMLAKFPINIDLIEKNIGFPAVIKTLSGTQGKGVFLTNTKSSFKDLMQLIEITNSKLNIIIQEFVKDSYGRDLRVLIVGGRAIACMERTAPSDGFKSNFSDGGTVKEYQLTPEIEWLSTEACKITGLEIAGVDLLFDGDHYKICEINSSPGFRGIESCCDINVAKEIFKYLKIRFGIYN; this is encoded by the coding sequence ATGAAAGGCTGGATTATTTACAGTGAGAATGAAACAGAAATTGTTTCAGAAAGAAATGAAGTAAATAGATTTATTGAGGAGGCTGAAGCTGAAGGAATTGAGCTTAGAGTATTAAAACCCGAGCAAATAGACTTGGTTGTAACTAGCCAAAATAGGAAGAGTATATTGATTGATGGAGAGATAACAACATTACCAGATTTTGTACTTCCAAGAATGGGAGCCGGAACAACATATTTTGCTTTGGCGGTTATTAGGCATTTGGAGAGGCTTGGTGTACCATGTATAAATTCATCTCATCCTATAGAGATAGTAAAGGATAAGTTATATACACAACAGATATTAGCTGAAAATAATTTTCCTTTTCCAAAAACTATGTTGGCTAAGTTTCCAATAAATATAGATTTAATAGAGAAAAATATAGGATTTCCAGCTGTTATAAAAACGTTATCAGGGACTCAAGGTAAAGGTGTATTTTTAACTAACACAAAATCTTCTTTTAAAGATTTAATGCAATTAATAGAGATAACTAATTCTAAGTTGAATATAATAATTCAAGAATTTGTAAAAGATAGTTATGGAAGAGATTTGAGAGTTTTAATAGTTGGAGGACGAGCTATTGCATGTATGGAAAGAACAGCTCCATCTGACGGTTTTAAGTCTAATTTTTCAGATGGAGGAACTGTAAAAGAATATCAATTGACTCCAGAAATAGAATGGTTATCTACAGAAGCGTGTAAAATTACAGGGCTTGAGATAGCAGGGGTGGATTTATTATTTGATGGTGATCACTATAAGATATGTGAAATAAATTCATCTCCTGGGTTTAGAGGAATAGAATCATGCTGTGATATAAATGTAGCTAAGGAAATATTTAAGTATTTAAAAATAAGATTTGGAATATACAATTAA
- the rpsD gene encoding 30S ribosomal protein S4, whose amino-acid sequence MAKDRRPRFKLCRRFGVNLYGHPKAMNREDKNVRKKKMSDYGLQLNEKQKLKAYYGVLEKQFLRYVKKAVKSPELTGTALAQMLECRLDNIVYRMGFASSIRQARQMVTHRHILVNGERVDRPSYEVVPGDVITLKEKSRKNEMFVDNFNNFNSFQLDYIELDKNNFSGKLTKIPARENIPIEVSDHLVVEFYSKVKA is encoded by the coding sequence ATGGCAAAAGATAGAAGACCACGATTTAAACTATGTAGAAGATTTGGGGTTAATTTATATGGACATCCTAAAGCTATGAATCGTGAAGATAAGAATGTTAGAAAAAAGAAGATGTCTGATTATGGATTACAGCTTAATGAAAAGCAAAAACTAAAAGCATACTATGGGGTTTTAGAAAAGCAGTTTTTAAGATATGTTAAAAAAGCTGTTAAATCTCCTGAATTAACAGGTACAGCATTAGCTCAAATGTTAGAATGTAGACTTGATAATATTGTATATAGAATGGGATTTGCATCATCTATCAGGCAAGCAAGACAAATGGTAACTCATAGACATATACTAGTTAATGGTGAAAGAGTGGACAGACCTTCTTATGAGGTAGTTCCAGGGGATGTTATAACTCTTAAAGAAAAATCTAGAAAAAATGAAATGTTTGTAGATAATTTCAATAACTTTAATAGCTTTCAATTAGATTATATAGAATTAGATAAAAATAATTTTAGTGGAAAGCTTACAAAAATACCTGCTAGAGAGAATATACCTATAGAGGTAAGTGATCATCTAGTTGTTGAGTTCTATTCTAAGGTAAAGGCTTAA
- a CDS encoding methyl-accepting chemotaxis protein: MKLGIKYKIIGMFVILISIPLLILGISAYRRTVNIIDKDLNELSNSTIYGIQTAINAYIDDFDKNLRMISNNINAKNIMQDPKAEGFLISIFEDFKKSHKNVKEVYLALEDKRMYSYPNIENGKTFNPLTRPWYIKAKNNNSISWTEPYKDTNTNDLAVTISSPVYNTKNEFIGVMAIDIDLNNLSNMVNSMKIGNEGYPVLISSDKFVITHKNKEIIGSKLNLKELWEAIDKKKDKISYEYEDNGVLKSKVAALSYIKSNGWTIVGTISTDEIYSRANDIMYRTLIVGMTFLIIAIIIAYIFSNYINNQIKNIIYTTQRIKEGDLTIQLKTKTGDEFEKVSSMFNDTVNTLGSLIKDVKDASDEVISSSQNLASIAEETSATSEQVGATIEEIARGATFQSEEAEKGYDLVDNLSIKFEELKNNADDMLVSAVSVINSNKEGLKAVNDLKDNTHKSIHANDKIEKAIVEFNKKSSDIEGILNTITSIAEQTNLLALNASIEAARAGEYGRGFAVVADEIRKLAEESRIATDNIKYIIDIIQKDSKNAVEVMDEVKDVSKEQMGSVDKVNSSFETILECVNDINYKINCMGTFVNNINEDKDLIVESIQNISAISEENAASTEEVSASMQQQSMAVVEVAKLADNMNILAMKLTDNISVFKI, encoded by the coding sequence ATGAAACTGGGGATAAAATATAAAATAATAGGAATGTTTGTTATATTGATATCTATACCATTATTAATATTAGGTATTAGCGCATATAGAAGAACTGTAAATATAATAGATAAAGATTTAAATGAACTTTCTAATAGTACTATTTATGGAATACAAACAGCTATAAATGCCTATATAGATGATTTTGATAAGAATTTAAGGATGATTAGCAATAATATAAATGCAAAAAATATTATGCAAGATCCAAAGGCAGAAGGGTTTTTGATAAGTATATTCGAAGATTTCAAAAAATCACATAAAAATGTTAAAGAAGTGTACCTCGCACTTGAGGATAAGAGAATGTATTCGTATCCAAATATAGAAAATGGGAAAACGTTTAATCCTTTGACTAGACCGTGGTACATAAAAGCTAAAAACAATAATTCTATTTCGTGGACTGAACCATATAAAGATACTAATACTAATGATTTAGCTGTAACTATTTCTTCACCTGTATATAATACAAAAAATGAATTTATAGGGGTTATGGCAATAGATATAGATTTAAATAATTTATCTAATATGGTAAACAGCATGAAGATAGGAAATGAAGGATATCCAGTATTAATTTCTTCTGATAAATTTGTAATTACACATAAAAATAAAGAAATAATAGGAAGTAAATTGAATTTAAAAGAACTATGGGAAGCTATAGATAAAAAAAAGGACAAGATATCTTATGAATATGAAGATAATGGAGTATTAAAATCGAAAGTTGCAGCCTTGTCTTATATAAAGTCAAATGGATGGACTATTGTTGGAACTATATCTACAGATGAAATATATAGTAGAGCAAATGATATAATGTATAGAACTTTAATTGTAGGAATGACTTTTTTAATAATAGCTATAATTATAGCTTATATATTTTCTAATTATATAAATAATCAAATAAAAAATATTATATATACTACTCAAAGAATCAAAGAAGGAGATCTAACTATACAATTAAAAACTAAAACTGGAGATGAATTTGAAAAAGTATCTAGTATGTTTAATGATACTGTAAATACATTAGGGAGCTTAATCAAAGATGTAAAAGATGCATCGGATGAAGTTATAAGCTCATCTCAAAATTTAGCGTCAATAGCTGAAGAAACAAGTGCAACATCAGAGCAAGTAGGAGCAACTATTGAGGAAATAGCAAGAGGCGCTACATTCCAATCTGAAGAAGCTGAAAAGGGATATGATTTAGTTGATAATTTATCAATCAAATTTGAGGAGTTAAAAAACAATGCAGATGATATGCTTGTATCAGCTGTAAGTGTAATTAACTCCAATAAAGAAGGGTTAAAGGCTGTAAATGATTTGAAAGATAATACACACAAAAGTATTCATGCAAATGATAAGATAGAAAAAGCTATAGTTGAATTCAATAAAAAATCAAGCGATATAGAAGGAATATTAAATACTATTACATCAATAGCAGAACAAACAAATTTATTGGCTCTTAATGCATCTATAGAAGCAGCTCGTGCAGGTGAATATGGAAGAGGATTTGCAGTTGTGGCTGATGAAATAAGAAAGCTTGCAGAAGAATCAAGAATTGCCACAGACAATATAAAATATATAATAGACATCATACAAAAAGATAGTAAAAATGCTGTAGAGGTTATGGATGAAGTTAAAGATGTGTCTAAAGAACAGATGGGATCAGTAGATAAGGTAAATAGTTCTTTCGAAACGATATTAGAATGTGTTAATGATATAAATTATAAAATAAATTGTATGGGGACTTTTGTAAACAATATAAATGAGGATAAAGATCTGATAGTTGAGTCTATACAGAATATATCTGCTATATCAGAAGAAAATGCGGCATCAACTGAAGAAGTAAGTGCTTCTATGCAACAGCAATCTATGGCTGTAGTAGAAGTAGCTAAGCTTGCAGATAATATGAATATTTTAGCTATGAAATTAACGGATAATATTTCTGTATTTAAAATATAG
- a CDS encoding carboxymuconolactone decarboxylase family protein yields MDRKKLQEEFKEEIGFIPPGVMVSNSFGESFQEIISSYHHEIWRDGVIPLKYRYLIALATSVFEENETRGKLEMNKAIKYGATREEILEVLKQQVWMKGAPTLVKIAPLVKYMDSKFENK; encoded by the coding sequence ATGGATAGGAAGAAATTGCAAGAGGAATTTAAAGAAGAAATAGGTTTTATACCACCTGGGGTTATGGTATCTAATAGTTTTGGAGAAAGCTTTCAAGAGATAATATCGAGTTATCACCATGAGATTTGGCGTGATGGAGTTATACCTCTTAAATATAGATATTTAATTGCTTTGGCTACATCTGTATTTGAAGAAAATGAAACTAGAGGAAAATTAGAAATGAATAAAGCTATCAAGTACGGAGCAACAAGAGAAGAGATATTAGAAGTATTAAAGCAACAAGTTTGGATGAAAGGTGCTCCTACTTTAGTAAAAATAGCTCCTCTTGTTAAATATATGGATAGTAAATTTGAAAATAAATAG
- a CDS encoding GNAT family N-acetyltransferase, with protein sequence MIKVHEINNFNSLCETYNKNELSSKIADLVNSNMIHENKSNTYSKDEIENLSKNKNIESMENLIERSYLVYLTNEENEIIGCGMVVKQDGLYFAKTLHIRHDYRGLGYAQQICDLREDFLRSIGKNEIYIESLKYPKTIEFHKKRGFKEASNYRELKYTILMKKDL encoded by the coding sequence ATGATAAAAGTACATGAGATAAATAATTTTAATTCGTTATGTGAAACTTATAATAAAAATGAATTGAGTTCTAAAATAGCTGATTTAGTAAACTCTAATATGATACATGAAAATAAAAGCAATACTTACTCAAAAGATGAGATTGAAAATTTAAGTAAAAATAAAAACATAGAATCTATGGAAAATTTAATAGAAAGATCTTATCTAGTTTATTTGACTAATGAAGAAAATGAAATAATAGGGTGTGGAATGGTAGTAAAACAAGATGGACTCTATTTTGCTAAAACTCTTCATATAAGGCATGACTACAGAGGACTTGGATATGCTCAACAGATATGTGATTTACGTGAGGATTTTCTTAGAAGTATAGGAAAAAACGAAATATATATAGAATCTTTAAAATATCCTAAAACTATAGAATTCCATAAAAAAAGAGGGTTTAAAGAAGCTAGTAATTATAGAGAATTAAAATATACTATACTTATGAAAAAAGATTTATAA
- a CDS encoding GerAB/ArcD/ProY family transporter — MNKEIISDKQGIALIILFIVGTSSIQASGLDAKQDLWITVILSIFMALPVVILFGRLHVIFPQKDLFDIIEICFGKFIGKIIIMLFTFFCFETGSEVLRNFGQFVNIVTLHDTPLVIPDTIMIILCIWAVKEGIELTGRWSEFFILIVIGFLFVSVLLLIPDINMNNISPTLYNGAKPVMQGAFIVFLFPFTQILPFTMAFSTFKRKTSPYKVYTVGLIIGGILIFVISVTNILVLGINQASIVYHPSYFTTGRIDIGNFVQRVEVIITTIFSLGAFIKISIYLLGACKGVVKIFGYVDYRFIVMPIALSMLNLSCFIVDNIMEFWEWTDEVWKYYGLFFQVILPIIIWITCEIKKNRVSNLI; from the coding sequence GTGAATAAGGAAATTATTTCTGATAAACAAGGAATAGCTCTTATAATTTTATTTATAGTAGGAACATCTTCAATACAGGCATCAGGTTTAGATGCAAAACAAGATTTATGGATAACAGTTATTTTATCAATATTTATGGCACTACCTGTAGTGATTTTATTTGGCAGACTACATGTTATTTTTCCACAGAAAGATTTATTTGATATTATTGAAATTTGTTTTGGAAAGTTTATTGGAAAAATAATTATAATGTTATTTACTTTTTTTTGCTTTGAGACAGGAAGTGAAGTTTTAAGGAATTTCGGTCAATTTGTTAATATAGTTACATTACATGATACACCTTTAGTAATACCAGATACAATTATGATTATTTTATGTATTTGGGCAGTGAAAGAAGGAATTGAATTAACAGGAAGGTGGTCGGAATTTTTTATTTTGATAGTAATTGGTTTTTTATTTGTTTCTGTACTATTATTAATACCTGATATTAATATGAATAATATTTCTCCTACATTATATAATGGAGCAAAACCTGTTATGCAAGGGGCTTTTATAGTATTTTTATTTCCGTTTACGCAAATACTTCCATTTACTATGGCTTTCTCTACTTTTAAAAGAAAAACCTCGCCGTATAAAGTTTATACTGTAGGTTTAATAATTGGAGGAATATTAATATTTGTTATTTCAGTAACTAATATTTTAGTTTTAGGAATAAACCAAGCTTCAATAGTATATCATCCTTCCTATTTTACTACAGGAAGAATAGATATTGGTAATTTTGTACAAAGAGTAGAAGTGATAATAACCACTATATTTTCATTAGGCGCATTTATTAAAATAAGTATATATTTGTTAGGTGCATGCAAAGGAGTTGTTAAAATATTTGGATATGTTGATTATCGCTTCATTGTAATGCCTATTGCGTTATCGATGCTTAACTTATCTTGCTTTATAGTTGATAATATAATGGAATTTTGGGAATGGACTGATGAAGTATGGAAGTATTATGGTCTATTCTTTCAAGTGATTTTACCTATTATTATATGGATTACTTGTGAAATAAAGAAGAACCGGGTTTCAAATTTGATTTAA